TCGCTTCACAACCCGGACAACCATGCCGCTTGCCGTGGCCCTCGAACCGGCGCCACAGATCGCGCCTGTTCGTCCCTTGGCGACCAAGAGTGAAGGCGGCCTCGACATCCTCGTTGCCGAGGACAACGAGGTGAACCAACTGGTCTTTACCCAGATCCTGGCTGACACGGGATACAGCTTCGAGATCGTCGGCAACGGCCGCAAGGCTCTGGAAGCCGCCAGCGAGTTGAGACCGCGGATGATCCTGATGGATGTCTCGATGCCGGAGATGAACGGGCTGGAGGCAACGGGCGAAATTCGCAAACGCGAGGCCGGGAACGGCACGCACGTGCCTATCGTCGGTGTCACTGCGCATGCGCTGAAAGGCGACAGGGAGCGGTGCCTGGAAGCGGGTATGGATGACTATCTGCCGAAGCCGATCAGCCCCAAGGCGCTGCTGGAGAAGCTCGATCGGTGGATCGGTGGCGCATATGAGGCTCGCCGCAGTGCCGGATAAGAAGCCGGCGTTTTGACGCCGGTGTTTCCAATGAAATTTCATTTGCCGGCTGTCGCTGCCGGTAAATTCAAGCAAATCGCTGATTTCGCGGGCGGAACCCTGCTTTCCGCTGGGGACGGTTCGTGTGTGCTTTGGTGGTCGGTTGCCAGTCGTTACTAGGGTGACATGAAACTGTCATGCGACTGTAATAAACGGGCGCTATGGCCTCACTCGGCGCCGCAGGAAAGGCGTCTAGAGACCACCTTCCTAACAGGAGCAGGCCCAATGAAAAAAGCTCTTCTCACCGCGTCGGCCGCTGCCTTCGCGCTCGCCGCTTCGGCTGGCTTCGCCGCCGCGCGCGACCAGGTTCAGGTCGCCGGTTCGTCGACCGTTCTGCCGTATGCCAAGATCGTTGCCGAGCAGTTCGGCGAAACCTTCAACAAGTTCAAGACCCCTGTGGTCGAGTCCGGCGGTTCGGGCGCCGGCATCAAGGAATTCTGCAAGGGCGTCGGCGAGAACACCATCGACATCGCCAATGCCTCGCGTCCGATCAAGAAGGACGAAATCAAGTCGTGCCAGGACGCCGGCGTGAAGGAAATCCAGGAAGTGAAGATCGGCTATGACGGCATCGTCTTCGCAACCGACGCCAAGGGTCCGGATTGGGCGCTGGTTCCGGCCGACATCTACAAGGCCTTGGCCGCCAAGATCGTCGTCGACGGCAAGCTGGTCGACAATCCGAACACCAAGTGGAACCAGGTCAACGCGAAGCTGCCGGCGTGGGATATTGCTGCCTACATTCCGGGTGAAAAGCACGGCACGCGCGAAGTCTTCGAGACCAAGCTGCTCGACGCCGGTTGCGACAAGGCAGCTCTGAAGGCTGCTGGCGTGACCGATGAAAAGGAAATCGGCAAGACCTGCATCGCCATCCGCAAGGACGGCAAGGCTATCGACATCGACGGCGACTACACCGAGACGCTCGCCCGCATCGACTCCAACAAGACCGGCGTCGGCGTATTCGGCCTGGCCTTCTACGAGAACAACGCCGACAAGCTGAAGGTGGCCACCGTTTCCGGCATCACGCCGTCGACCGAGACCATCGCCAAGGGTGAATATCCGGTGTCGCGTCCGCTGTTCTTCTACGTGAAGAAGGCGCATCTCGGCGTCGTTCCCGGCCTCAAGGAATATGTCGACTTCTTCCTGACCGACCAGATGATCGGCCCGGACAGCCCGCTGGCAGAGTATGGTCTGGTTTCGGCTCCGGAAGCCGAGCGCAAGGGCCAGCGCGAAGCCTTCGACGCTGGAAAGACGATGTAATTTTCCTGCTGCCGGGGCGTGGACTTAAGTTCGCGCCCCGGTCATTGCAGTCGGACCCGGTCCGGCTGTTTCCGTGACCTTTCAGAGGCCGCTCCATGTCATCCATGCTCGTCTTGGCAATCGTCGTCGCGATCGGAATTGGCGCCTTCATCATCGCAAGGCAGAGAGCGGCAGCCCAGGATGACGGCAAGGTCAAGCCGCATTCGCGAGCCCACTATCATGGCTGGTGGGCATTCCTGCTCGCAACGTTGCCGGCCGCCCTGTTTCTGGCGCTTTGGGTTATAGGCTCGTCCGTCTATCTCAATAGCCATCTGCATGCGCAGATGCCGGCGCAGACCGGTGTTGCCAGCGAACCCCTGGCCGTCAGCCTGACCAAGAGCCTCGCCAACGGCTTGCGCAAGCTGGACCCGCAACAGGTCGCATCGCTGCCGGCGACTTTCGCCGAACTGCGACCTTCGCTTGCCGCTAAGGGCGTTGCCCTGGCCACCGATACGCAAGACTACATGATCTCGATCGCGGCCGCGGCCAACAAGGTCCAGGATACGCTGGGACTGGTTGGCGCCGTTGCCACCGTTGCGCTGTCGCTCGCGGGTGCCGCCTATGGGATCTCGCAGGTCATGCCGCGGGCTCGAGCCCGCAACAATGTCGAGCGGCTGATGCTTTGGGGTCTGCTCGGCGCGTCCACCATCGCCATCCTGACCACGATCGGCATCGTGCTGTCGATGCTGTTCCAGACGCTGAATTTCTTCCATCGGGTTCCGCTTTCGAATTTCTTCTTTGGCACGGTGTGGGATCCACGCTTCGCCGCCGCCGGTGCTGTTGGCTCCGAGGGGCAATTTGGCCTGATCCCGCTGTTGGCTGGTACGCTCTATATTGCTTTCGTCGCGTTGCTGGTGGCGGTGCCGATCGGTCTTATGTCGGCTGTCTACATGGCCGAATACGCTTCGCCGCGTGTGCGCGCCGCGGTCAAGCCGTCGCTCGAGTTGCTGGCCGGCATCCCGACCATCGTCTACGGCATCTTCGCGCTCGTCACGCTCGGACCATTCCTGCGTGATTTGAGCGCCGCTCTCGCCGGCGGTACGTCCTTTATCCAGGCGCAATCGATCCTGACCGCCGGCCTCGTCATGGGTGTCATGCTGATCCCGGTTGTGTCTTCGCTCTCCGACGACATCATCACGGCGGTGCCGCGTGCCATGCGCGACGGCTCGCTGGGTCTTGGCGCGACGCGCTCGGAAACGATCAAGCGGGTCATCCTGCCGGCGGCGCTGCCGGGCATCGTCGGCGCAATCCTGCTCACCGCCTCGCGCGCCATCGGCGAAACCATGATCGTCGTGCTTGCCGCCGGTGTGGCCGCCAATCTGACGCTCAATCCGTTCGAGGCGATGACCACCATCACGGTCAAGATCGTCAACCAGTTGACCGGTGACCTCGAATTCAATTCACCGCAGACGCTGGTTGCCTTCGCGCTCGGCATCACGCTGTTCGCGCTGACGCTGGTGATGAACATCGTCGCCCTTTACATCGTCCGCAAATACCGGGAGCAGTACGAATGACCGACGTCACCTTGGATACGGTCGCCGCCTCGGTTCCCCAGGCACGTCGCGACATCGGCCTCAAGAAACGTTATGCCGCTGAGCGCCGCTTCCGCCTCTACGGTGTGTTGGCGATCCTCGTCGGCCTGGCCTTCCTGGCGGTCATGCTGGTTTCGATCGTGGGCAAGGGCTACACCTCGTTCTGGCAAACGACGATCACCCTGCCGATTACCTTCGACGAGAAGGTCATCGACCCCGACAACAAACGGGCATCGGATCCAGACGTGCTGGTCACGGCCAATTATCCGGTCTTGGCGCAACGCGCCCTGATGGAGAAGCTCGGCATTGATCCGAAGAACAAGCCGATGGCGGCGAAGCTGAAAGGCTTTCTGTCGGAAGGCGCTCGCGTTCAGCTGCGAAACGTCGCCGTTTCCGATCCGGCGGTGATCGGCACGACGCGCAACGTCGAGATCCTTGCCGCCGCCAACCTCGACTCGGCTTTCAAAGGCCAGATCGATTTGAGCGTTCCGGAAGATCGCCGCAAGGTTTCCGACCAGCAGGTCGAATGGATGAACAAGCTCAAGGCCGAAGGCGCAATGGCCGAGCATTTCAACACCGGTCTGTTTACCTTCGGCGCCTCCAGCCGTCCGGAAACGTCGGGTCTCGGTGTCGCGATCATCGGTTCGTTCTACATGATGGTGATCGTGTTGCTGCTTGCGCTGCCCATTGGCGTCGCCGCTTCGATCTACCTCGAAGAATTCGCCAAGAAGGGCCGTTTCACCGATCTGATCGAGGTGAACATCAATAATCTGGCCGCGGTGCCGTCGATCGTTTTCGGCCTTCTAGGCCTCGCTGTCTTCGTCAATTTCCTCGGCATGCCGCGTTCTGCCGCCTTCGTCGGTGGCCTGGTGCTGACGCTAATGACGTTGCCTACCATCATCATCGCCACGCGCGCTGCTCTCGCTGCCGTGCCGCCCTCAATCCGCTCGGCTGCTCTCGGTCTTGGCGCCTCGAAGATGCAGATGGTTTTCCAGCACGTCCTGCCTTTGGCTGCGCCGGGCATCCTCACCGGTACCATCATCGGCCTGGCACGCGCGCTGGGTGAGACGGCTCCGCTGCTGCTGATCGGCATGGTGGCTTTCGTGGCCGATTATCCGACGACGCCATTCGATCCGGCGACGGCGCTGCCGGTGCAGATCTATATGTGGGCCAATGAGGCCGAGCGCGCCTTCGTGGAACGCATGTCGGGCGCCATCATCATCCTTCTGGTCTTCTTGATGGCCATGAACATCACCGCGATCGTGCTCCGGCGTCGCTTCGAACGGCGCTGGTAGAAAGGGAGCCTGATATGAATATCATGACGGAAAAGACCCTCGAACAGGCAGTGAGCAGCCAGATGAGCGCCCAGACCAATGAGATGATCAAGATGCGTGGTGACAAGGTCACCGTGCACTATGGCGAGAAGCAAGCGCTGTTCGACGTCAATCTGGACATCCGCCAGAACCAGGTGACGGCGCTCATCGGCCCGTCCGGTTGCGGCAAGT
The genomic region above belongs to Mesorhizobium terrae and contains:
- a CDS encoding substrate-binding domain-containing protein, with translation MKKALLTASAAAFALAASAGFAAARDQVQVAGSSTVLPYAKIVAEQFGETFNKFKTPVVESGGSGAGIKEFCKGVGENTIDIANASRPIKKDEIKSCQDAGVKEIQEVKIGYDGIVFATDAKGPDWALVPADIYKALAAKIVVDGKLVDNPNTKWNQVNAKLPAWDIAAYIPGEKHGTREVFETKLLDAGCDKAALKAAGVTDEKEIGKTCIAIRKDGKAIDIDGDYTETLARIDSNKTGVGVFGLAFYENNADKLKVATVSGITPSTETIAKGEYPVSRPLFFYVKKAHLGVVPGLKEYVDFFLTDQMIGPDSPLAEYGLVSAPEAERKGQREAFDAGKTM
- the pstC gene encoding phosphate ABC transporter permease subunit PstC, producing the protein MSSMLVLAIVVAIGIGAFIIARQRAAAQDDGKVKPHSRAHYHGWWAFLLATLPAALFLALWVIGSSVYLNSHLHAQMPAQTGVASEPLAVSLTKSLANGLRKLDPQQVASLPATFAELRPSLAAKGVALATDTQDYMISIAAAANKVQDTLGLVGAVATVALSLAGAAYGISQVMPRARARNNVERLMLWGLLGASTIAILTTIGIVLSMLFQTLNFFHRVPLSNFFFGTVWDPRFAAAGAVGSEGQFGLIPLLAGTLYIAFVALLVAVPIGLMSAVYMAEYASPRVRAAVKPSLELLAGIPTIVYGIFALVTLGPFLRDLSAALAGGTSFIQAQSILTAGLVMGVMLIPVVSSLSDDIITAVPRAMRDGSLGLGATRSETIKRVILPAALPGIVGAILLTASRAIGETMIVVLAAGVAANLTLNPFEAMTTITVKIVNQLTGDLEFNSPQTLVAFALGITLFALTLVMNIVALYIVRKYREQYE
- the pstA gene encoding phosphate ABC transporter permease PstA: MTDVTLDTVAASVPQARRDIGLKKRYAAERRFRLYGVLAILVGLAFLAVMLVSIVGKGYTSFWQTTITLPITFDEKVIDPDNKRASDPDVLVTANYPVLAQRALMEKLGIDPKNKPMAAKLKGFLSEGARVQLRNVAVSDPAVIGTTRNVEILAAANLDSAFKGQIDLSVPEDRRKVSDQQVEWMNKLKAEGAMAEHFNTGLFTFGASSRPETSGLGVAIIGSFYMMVIVLLLALPIGVAASIYLEEFAKKGRFTDLIEVNINNLAAVPSIVFGLLGLAVFVNFLGMPRSAAFVGGLVLTLMTLPTIIIATRAALAAVPPSIRSAALGLGASKMQMVFQHVLPLAAPGILTGTIIGLARALGETAPLLLIGMVAFVADYPTTPFDPATALPVQIYMWANEAERAFVERMSGAIIILLVFLMAMNITAIVLRRRFERRW